In the Andrena cerasifolii isolate SP2316 chromosome 3, iyAndCera1_principal, whole genome shotgun sequence genome, CGGCCGGGGCGTCCAGGCGAATAATTCTACGAAAACAATAGATATGTACACCGATAGTATGCGTCTTTTTCAGCGTCTATTATTTCTACTTAAAATTAGATAGTAGGGACTATGGCCCGCAACGTGCACACATAATTTTACATAACGCTACCACGCGGCGCGGCGTTACAGATTCCGTAACCCTGCGATGGAATGATGAGTTAGTTTACGAAACGCGTGGTTGGCTACCAATGAAACACACAAGTATCGAGATTACCATGGtacatatacacacatataaGGTGAGAGCTAAATACGCGAGTGAGCGCCGTTTCAATAACAGGTGTACCCATGCACCTACCGTTATGTGTAAGCTGCATGTGTGTTAGGTGATGACTTTAAAACTTTTGCCATAACGGGGTTTTTGCAGGATGCGAGGTCAAGAGGCAAGTCGAACGATGCATACGttaattacactagtttacagccattttgaGCAGCAGATGCCAGTATTTTTTTAACGAATCGTAAGTACGTCTCTGAAGATCCATTTCTTGTATTCTCACTTGAATTTTTTCCCGGAAAATCTGGGTGACATAAATGACGAACACGGAGAAAGGTTCCACCAGGATATGAAGGGTATATTTGGTTCCTCATAAGAGAAACGAAtcccaaaacgaacaaaagacaaaaaaatCCAGAGCCAGAACCatttctaaaacacacataTGCACACGTatgtattaacaaaatacttgaacaaatgtacagaatgaattaaaattgaaataacacaataaaatgggGAAAAACACAAACACtgagaaaaatgaaattttagtgttttcacacaattgtctgTAGCTTCGGTATTTATCTATAGATTTTCTTCGATAGCAGCTTGTTTTCTCCGTAAAGGTGCAGACTCAACGcaagaaatgagaaactggaCCCATTGTTGAGATTTCGATTCTTCCCAGATGTTTAAATGAATCGTCGATgtcaatttcggtcgaaaaaaatgactttttcttAACATATTTCCTTCGATTTCGCCCGAACTAGTGAACCAATTTGAGAATCCTGCCAGGGACATTTGTTGGTAATTCAATTATCCTTAATTTCATataatattcgcaattaagtgggaccacctttttgacagacaggtaaaaagttcaccaaTCGATATCTCCAAAACGCatccatagaaatttttttagaccttattttcggaatcagcgggccattttacataagataacaatagtggcatctgctgcgcttttttttttttattttgtaaactagtgtaattaaTTAACAAGAAGAATGAACGTGGACGTTTAAATTATTGTTCTTGGAAGCGTTCGATCCGATCGCGCCTTTCGAAATCGCGTAACTCTTTATCGATCGAATCGCGTGCTCCTTATTACAGTTTATAGTTACGGAGAAGTGTGTAACAACGACGATTAAGTAGAGCTGGGAACTCGCTCGCACGCCTAATGTTGCAGCACAATATTATTCGAGACTTAAGTCATCATATAGGGGTGCACGTAAGTATTTCTCGTGCGATACTTTGCAAGACCCCGCGGTCTTCCTCGGTTTCTTTTTGTGCCCCAGAAGACTGACATCGAGCGATGAAACTCGGACAAAGGGATCTAATGCGGAAAAAACTAATAATTGATTAAACATTGCAATGTTTAAAGCTCACGACCGCGTCCACAACTGACGATGACCGCCAAgtttgtgtatgtatgtatgtagttTGTTCGATGATCATCAGGTTGGGGAATGAATGGCGATAAGAGCGATGCAAAACTATGGTATTTAGAATCGCGCGCATTATTGCAATTTACCATTGTTAGTAAAGCACGGACAGAGCGTGTTTAATATTCGATTGCAGAATCCACGTGCACGATGATTCCAAGCAGCGATGCTATCCACACCTTTCAGTCTACTTCCTACAAAAACGTACATTTTCTCGATTAGCATCAAGATACCAAAATTGTTCCAAATGGGGCGAGGGGGAAGCGTAAGCCGCGATTACAGTATCTATTATAGTTCGAATCTTGTCCTTACCTTCGGTATCGCAGTCACTTGACTGAAATATTACAAACAGAATGGTCAGCAAATAGTAACTGTACATATTTAGCAAAAAGGTTTAAAAGTCGGGCGATATTTACCGTTGAATGGACTTGTCTGTTGGTGGCCTGTGTGGTAGCCGTCTCTATAACTTCGCTCACAAACTTGGTAGTTTCTCTCATCAGTTCCTCGTCGTCTTTAAAAGCTTCCTTCTTTTCGTCCAAGCTCCCTGTGGCCAAAATCTTTTCCCGTTCCGCCATGCTCCATTTACAAGAAGAGGAGACATGGCTCATTCCGTCGGTCATCGTTATTTCGTAGGTAGGTACCCGTTCCTTTTTAGATCAActctattaaaaagtaattcagAGCGACTAAACGTTGGCAATAAAGAATTACTCAACTCTCGACCGTGAAATTAAAAAGCtgtgcttgcttgcttgcttgcttcctTTCTTTCCCTCCTTATCTTCTAATCCTtctcccccaccccccacccccccgccCCCACTAATCCCCCTACTccccctccttcttcttcttcctcttcttccttttcttcttctttccccgCTGTAGGAGAAAATTATTGAACTTGAGACTTGTGTATCGTTGAGAAATATCGAGACAATCGCGTGGCCCTCGTTACCTCGCTTCACTCGTACTTTACTATcgtaacaataaacaaaatcctCGATTACCGCTCCCCCGTTTCACTCTCCTGTATAAGAACGCATACATGGCAcacaagtgtttttttttacatgtaccTGTTTATAGACGGATTAACTGCAAATGCAAGTCGCGGGAACGTGACGAATTATAGAACAACCATGGCGAGAAAAAACTATACACAGAATAATTCGTAGCAGCTTGCTACGTCGTCTCCGATACGACTTGCAAAAATTCTCGCAATTAATAGAGGAATCGCGACACTAAACAGAGTAGGTAGCTATTGTAAGTATACATGTACGATGGAATCGACTCATCGATGAAGTATTAAATCCTAAGTACATACAGAAATATGCGTATAGTAATGTACATTGTACATTAAAGAAACAATAGGGTAAAAAGAGGAAAAGAACGGAAGAAACATTTCACTTACATTTGTAGAAAAGCTCGACAGAGGGGAGGTTGACCTTTCTAGCGTAGATATCGAGCTACAGGTGGTGCGCATTCGTTTTACGCGAGACCCCAGATCCGGACTACTAGCCGATGTCGGCATGCATTCAAGCCGCTGCTAGCCCTGTTATCGGCATGATGGCCGATAGTACCTATTTCAACCTTGCCACGGATCGATTGAATCTAGAGTCTGTCATCAGTAATGCACcgtaattcaattaaacaacttTAATCGGTTCGCGTGTTTCAAGAATATTTCTTTCATCACGCGTTTTTACACCATCTTTAATAGCTTCTCCGCGCGTGCTTATTTATCCCGTCTCCCGCCCTTGTTGTCGAGCCAAATAATTAGAAACTACGCGAGCCGCATATCGGAATCGTTAATGGTAATCGCAGGTATCTCGTTGGTGAAAAAAATGATGGATAACGATCGATACGTGCGTACATGTTCCGAATTATGTATCGTGCTTCGCGGTACGTCCGACCACTGATTCACCACCTCGTAACGATCGAACGTCTGCCAGCCTCAGCTGCTGGCTTGGTCTACCTACCACCttcctacctacctacctacctacctacctacctacctacctatctacctacctacctacctcacCGAATATCACCCGGGGGAAACATTTCGGAGCATGCGTCGAACCCCGCGCGACTATTAACTACCTATCCGTTTCCAAGTTACGCGCGCGGTTCACCACCCTCTCTTTTTACTCCCCCTCTATAAACAGGGTATAAACTACTCAACGCTCTACGATGCaaacctcttttttctattttcttacTTCCTTTCAGCTTGTTCTGCCACACATTTTCATCATCATCGCCTCTCGAAAACAAAATGAAGAGAAGGGGGAATGGTGAGGAGTCGGTGGGCGGGTGGTTGGGCGCTTGGGAGGCATATCTAAACATAGCGAGAGATCAATATAATTGGATACTTGAAAATTTCCCGCTGAAAAAGCATCTTGCTATTCCGCTCGTGTAATCATCtaagaatatacatatatgtaaaataaagggATTCGAGAATGAAATTGTCGAATAAAAGGAAATGAAACAATATGCTCAACAGTTGTGTATTGTAGGTACAATGCGTTTCCCACGAGTTTTAGTCAAGACGTAAAACTTTCAATGCGATGATACAAATACATACTATGCTAAATAAAAGGACACGGCGCGCACATCTCGGAAGCGGAAGGTTACAAATTGTCATTGTATTCATCGTCAAGTTGTACAACAAATCCTATTATTTTCTGCCTCTTCTCCTTCTCGAAAACACGCGTATACAATACAATCTCCAGCCTTGCTGAATAATTTTTGCCGCGCGATTTCGTCGAAACCGTGCTAATTTCGCTAGAGAGGACTTACGCATCGTTAGGTCATGCTCCTCTCGCGATTTATTGTATAAACTACGTTGTTCGTCGAGTTGCTTCTGCAAGACGGTAAACTTATAGGTatatgtacataatatgtatCCTACGAAAGTCGATCGAGTACTTCGAAAAAGGACTACCTAATACACGgtagaaaatactgtatttGTGGGTGGTGGATGAAGCGAACCTGAATAACGGTATATTCGTCTTCGATCAAACCATGTTCGACCAGGAGTCCAGCTTTACAACTATAAAGTTTTGCAATGTCATCATCATACCTTGCCATTTGCTTCAAGTATCGTTCCTTGCTATCAAAGCTATAAAATTACAATGCAATTCATCGTAATCTTTGCAACTGTACATATCTAATAATACGTAAACACGTGATTCTTCTCCCAATTATCTCCCTTACCGTAAGTCCCGCATGTCGTTTTCCCTCGAACAATGCGTATTATTCATAGTCATCAAGTAGAACACGAACAAgtctatttctttttctatacATGCTTTTCGCATCTGGTTCTTCGGATTCATAGTTGACATCTTCGAGGAGAATTCCGccctgcgaaaattttccgtTGGCATTTCATACGAAACAGTTGATATCAAACtgaattatacatatgtattctgTTTTTCagagcaaaaaattatttacattttcatcGTAAATACGCGTTTCAAATTTTCCTTCATCTTCTCCTTTTTCAACATCCACGCTTTCCAATCTCTCTCAGCATTTTGTTGGAAATGAACAAAATGCGATCTTTGTTTTCGAAGGTCAACCGCCCGTTCTGTTAAAGTCCATGGACGCAGTTACCACGccgaataaatataatatagttTTACAGAACAGCGAGCGTTAATTCTGTATCCGTTATTACGCGCGATTTATAATCATTACATACGTTCCACTTTAATCCCAGCTTTCGTAATGCACTTCGTAAGGTCGGCGGGCAATTTTACGTTGCGGAACAGTTCCTCGTTCGGCATTTGTTTCGCTCGATTTTCAATCAAACAACAAAGTAACTTGATCACatcgaacaaaatattcattcgtggATAGAAATTTTCTTTGGACATACTGTGCGCGTCAATCATATCCTGCGAGTACTGAAATAAAACTGTACACGCTAAAATCATGCCAAATAATTTACAGCCATTTTACTGCTCTCTACTTTTGTATTATTTACTTTTCATATTTCATAGCAAGCGTTATGTTGTACATACGAGTATATACGATTAGCACTCTAACGTGTTTAACATTCGCAAGTATTCCCAACGTATAATATATCTTTATCCTCTCCATTCTCTTGCTCACGCGACTCTACACACCTAAGTATATATATCCGTCCCATTTTCTCGTTCGTATTCTCACTTTCAATATGTGTACATGTACTTACTTTTCTTGCAAGTGTCGTTAAAAGCTGATCCATGAAGACGGTCCGAGGAGTACAAGTCCTGCGATACCTATCGAAGGAAAATGTCTACCATGTGTCGGACGTATCTATACGTATAAATATCTATACGAATGTAAAAATTCGCGTAAACGGAGTTTAGAgcatatatatgctctaagaaaCGGAGCAATCAACGATTCCCGTGACCATGGTTACACGCTGTCGTGGTAATGGAGGTGAGAAATTCGGTAAAACAAGTTATCAATGAAACTACAACTACTTGGAAGAAAATTCTTTGTTAACAATCGGGATTAATAAAATGAAGCTATTGCTAAgagaataaatatatatatatatactgcaCTCtagaattaaacaaattttatttacaaaattatcACACAAATTAATCGGTTCATTCGAGCAAGGCTTGTTTCATACAATGGGCCCACCGCATCATTTTGCAAGTCCTTTACGTTTTCCGTGTCGTCCACTCCAATACAATACCTACACATTTGCGGCACACGGCGTTATCGGTAAACCCTTTGACGCTCGGCATTGGTAATTTCGGGGTTTTTCAATTTGCCATGACCCGCTCTGCTCCCTGGCATTGTTACTGAATACgtgaaatttctaaaaaaaatacacgTAAAACAAAATGTCCAAAAATACTACAGATCGTATTAAATAAATGTGTTACACGCAGAAATAAGGATCTGTagggttaatataaataaataaaacacctgGATTATTGCTCCGATTCTGATAGAGAACTTCAGTTCTACATTAATATAAACATTTGAAAGATAGACAGGAAACCGAAAGGCCGATAGAGGAAGACCGTGTAGCCGGGTGGCCGGTGGATAGTGAGAGGCTGGGAGGGTGATACGGTAGGTTGGGTTAGGTATATCGAAGCCGGACTCTCCCGGTATTGCCATTTTGTGCTCTTACTCGAAGAAAATAAGATTGCGCATGCGCGATCACAACCAATCGCCAATGCGGCACCAGAGTACCACGTGACCATAGTTCCTCGCTCCCCGGAAACTGCTTCGACACCCGCAACTATTGCTCCGTCCCTATATATTCCTACGTCCATGGGCAAGAAGTATTCTACGTGAAAAAGGAGGAATCTGGTAGTACCTTATCCATGGGCTTGCGAGAGAATTGTTTGTTTCAGTtcatagggcggtattctcagtcgctacttattcttaagcaaatgtttAAGCATGCGGTATCCTCTATTAACCTAGTAGTTAGTAAAGGccgccgaatgcttaagcatttgcttaagaataagtagcgactgagaataccgcccatagAATTCATAGCCCCCTCGCGGTAAATCTAGTAGGTTCGGCAAACAGAGTGTCGCTACGTGTCGCTACTGCTGCTACTTGCGTCGCGCAGGTCGCGCACAGCCGATCTTACGGGTTTGTCGCCTCAGCGACCCATCTAGATGGTGCAACTGTAATGCAAGTATCGCAAACTTGTTCGAGAGTCGTCTGCGACAAAACGACACTGTCGTGACACAACAAATATGGCGTATCGCGGTGTTAAAGGTTCCGATCCATTCGTTTCTAAAACATCGCGTAATGAACGTTTCGCGCAAATGTCCAAGCAAGAACAAATTATTCAGCAAAAGAAACTCGAGATACAAGCGAAGATGCAAGAGCAAAAAGCGAAAGCAGCCGTGGAGAATATGAAAAAGACAAATGCGTTAGTCCCGAATTCGATAGCGAATAAAGCCAACTCTACCAAGTAAGTATGTATGTAGTTGCTATCTTGCTCTGATCTTTTCAAGCTTGTTACTGCGTCAAACTGCCTTTGCGACTCCTCAGCAGTAGCATGACGAGTTGATGATTTCTTTCCGCCACGCAGTTTTACAATTGTTTCGTTACCAATGTTGGTTATGTGCCAACATTTGCGGCTATATACACATGTGTAGGCGCGTACAGCGTACGTGCGTACGTTCTCGCTCACATCTAGGACGAAGCGGCAAATAAAACGGCCGGCGTTAATTTTAATACTATCAATCGAGATCGGTGACATTACAATTTGGCCCGTTTAGTTACTCTTACGATACAATCATCTCTCTTTACAGAAAACAGGAAGAGAAACCAGCCATTTCGCAAACGATCAATTTGTTCGCCAATGACGGCAGCTTTTTAGATCAGTTCAAAAAGATCGCGAGTAACAAAGGATCGGGGAAAATGGAATCAACGTACTGCGTAAAATCCgaagagaagaaggaagaaagaagcAACGAAGATACACGAGAGAAGGAACGAAAAAGAAATCACGATAAGAGCAGAGATTGGGAGAACAGAAGGGATCGCAGAAGAGCCGATTCTCGGTGGGAAAAAAACTCTTACAAGAGGCACAGCTCTTCCTCGAGTCCATCCCCAACCAGATCTAACACAGCACCCGAAAGCCCGGAAGCTCGACGCTCCTTTAATCAATTACCTTCCAACGGGCAGCGCGCTCAACACAGTCTGCAACAATTTCTTCCTCGAAATGGAAATCCTCTTTCCGTTCCACCAACCCTGGTGTCTCTGCCTATAATACTCCCTACCGCCGTACCACCACCAAACATGAGGAATATCGTAACCAATGTTCCTCCTCCGAATCTGTCGAGAATGCCACCACCAAAAAATGTGACCAATGCTTATCCTGGTGTAGACGATCGATCCAGAGACCCAAGAATCCAAATATCACCGTCTCAAGTGATCCATCCACCTCCGccaccaccccctccccctctacAGACTATTCCACCCAATACCAATATACCTCCACCGAATATGCACATTTCTCGGACGATACCACCTAATCTACAAAATttaccacctcctcctccacctcctccggcaccttcttcatcttcatcgtcattatcatcgtcgtcgtcgtcgtcgtcatcgccaTCGCCATTATCGTCCTTGTCATCCTCCTCCTGCTGCTcgacctcctcttcctcctcctcctcctccacttcCTCCTGTTCAACGTCATCAGTGTTGCAGCTGCCGTCTTCGTTACCgttgtcatcgtcgtcgtcaacGTCGTCATCAGCGTCGTTTTCATTGCCATCATTGGCGCCCTCGCCATCCGGGTCGTCATCAACCTCAGTGACATCGGGCACGCAACAACGCCTAATTTCCAGCGGACGACAATGCGGTTTACCACCCCCCGCAGCTCTACAACCTACGAATTTACCGCCCCCGAATATTCCACCTCCCAACTTGTTACCAGCAATGACACAAATGCCGCCGAGCATGATGCCGATTCCGGCCTCGCAGACAATCGTGGTCAGTGTACCGAACGCATCGAACGTACCAAACGTCCCCCCACCGAATGTGATGTCACCTGTGATGATGTCTGCTCCACCTCCGGTTCACAGTTTACCATCATCAAGTATAAATTCAGTTCCACCGCCAAACTTGAATATTCCGCCTCCAAACGTACCACCCCCTTCTATCATCCAAAACACCGGTCCACCCCCTCCTTTGATGTCAACCAGTTGTTCGCTTCCTAATCAAGTCGCACAGGTACTAATGCTGGGACCACCCAACATTCAAGTGCCACCACCACCGGCGAGGCCAATGGCCGGCCCGCAACCTACCAAACAGCCAGGTACGACATGTCCAACATTTTCAACTGTTGATTCTTCGTTTCGACGTATCGCCGCGCGCCTCGGTCTGTTACGCGGAAAACACGTTTTGCTCGCTGTTAAAACTAATCGCCGCCGGTTCGAGCCATCTGGATAAGGCACAAGCGCGTGCGATACGCCAAGCATGCAAGACGCGTGGGCGAACGTGAGATGCGTGCGTGTACGCGTGTATCTATCGAGACCATCCGTGTGTAGACATGTGTCTATATGTTTTACGATACAGAAACGCGAGCAAACAATTGTAAATATACAAGTTTTAGCGTTGTTACGCATGTCTGACAAAGTCTTCCAAGTGTGTCCCGTAGAGGCTGAGCAACTGGCACGCATCGTCGCTGACTGCGGGGATGAAATCGAACAGGAAGCGCGAGAGAAGAATGCCCAAGATCCTAAATTATGGTAACTACTGTCCTCACTGGTCCCCGTCTCATCCGTGCTATAACGCGACGCGGTTGCCTCGTTTCCTTCTTCTACTTTAGCTCGCGTATCGATCCTTGCGTCTCGGTATTTCTCTAGTTCTACGCGTTAACAGTAGCAGAGTGTAAAATCGTATAGGTACGCGTGCCTACCTATAGCGTATATAATCGCCGTCGACGCACAAATTTGCATGTACTCGCATAGTACGTAGAGACAGgtaccgccgccgccgccgtcgtCGTATCGCCTTAGTTGATGGCGGTTTCTCCTTTCCAAAAGTCTGTTCCTGTGATGCTTTATATCGGGTCACTCGTACGTCGTCCATCTCTCTGTGATTCCATTTCAACGGTACCCTATATGCGTGCATGCATTCAACTAGTCGATTCGCGTTGCGTTGTTGAACAACGGCGATCGGATACGCGGTTTCCGATCGTTGCGACACTCTTCTTCTCCTCCAGCCCCGCCACCTCTTTTCCTggatcttttttcttttttttcttttttttttcttcttttttttgtaaCAAACGATCCCGATCTAGGAGAACATGTTGATCGACAGAGTCTCAAGTATTGTTTTAATCAAGGTTTCTGCACCAAAAGCAAAGTGCAGCGTATCTGCAGTACAGGGGGTTGGTGGCAAAGTTTCGTGCCGAAAAATTCGCCAAGGAGATTAAAGACAGCGGCGCGGAACCGTATTGCCCGGAAGAGGCTCTCAGCGATAACGACGATAGCGAACAAAGTCATATTAACAAACATGTTCCTTCGCAAGGTGAGTGTGTGGTGGGCATTCGTGTGAAATCGTTATGATGTGTAGCAGAGCGTATGTATGTGTTGTTTATACGCGCGTATGCACGCATGTTGTATGGAAAAAACAGCAAGGAAAACAGCAAGGAAAAGGGAAAGGGAGTTCAGTGGCAATTCTGTAGATCGGTCAATGGAGGAAAACAAAGAGGAACGTAGACGAAAAAGACGTAGTCGCTGGGGTGATGCAGACAATAAAGTAGTGTCTATCGCGGACATGAACAATTTATCCGCACACAAGCGAGACAGTGGCCTCTCGCAGCCGGGTATCGCGATTCCCGGTCAAATTGGACAACCGGCCGTAATAATTCCATCGTCGAAGGTGCAACATACGAAAGCGAAGAATCccatgttgacgaaaatttcgaggaacGATCCCGCGCTGATACAATACGCTCGACAAACTTTCGGCACGTTGGACCTTGCCGAGGAACAATGGAAGAAGGCAGAGGATCATTACAAGGTAATAGCGCTTTCTTTTGTTTATATAGTAAATATAAAGCGGCGGCGGTCTTTTTTCGGTATGATCAAAATCTCCATCAACCGCTTCCCCACTCAGATAAACCTTCTCTATCAAAATTTATTGAGAAAACGGGAAGAACTGAAACGCTTGGAGGCACAAGGAAAGCACAAATACGAGTACGATAGCGACGAGGAAACCGAAGGAGGTACCTGGGAACACAAGCTTAGATCCGCCGAAATGGAGGCTACTCAAATGTGGGCGGAAGAATTAACTGCTCAAGCGGAAGGGAAACATCATATCGGTGACTTCTTACCACCGGATGAACTTGATAAATtcatggaacaatataacgcgGTTAAGGAGGGAAGGGAACCCAATCTTGGCGATTACAAAGAGTACAAGCTCAAAGAAGATAACATTGGtgcgtttaataaaaatttaacgaCACGTTACACAAGTCTTGCTTGACGAGGCACCGTTCGATACATAATAATCTCTACGCGCAAATTCTCGATTTCGTAGGATTTCAAATGCTGCAGAAACTTGGCTGGAGCGAGGGACAAGGCTTGGGGAGCAAAGGCAACGGTCGCATCGAACCTATCAATAAGTACACAACTGTGATTCTTACCGCGCACATCCGCCGCGCATACGTATGTTTTTCCTCATACTCGCAAACTTTTGGTTTCACAGAGCAACCAACAGATTCGATAGCGCTGGTTTAGGTTCCGAAAGACCCGACGGTGTATCTAGGGATGACGACGAATTCGACGCGTATAGGAAGAGAATGATGCTCGCTTACAGATTTAGGCCTAATCCTTTGGTAAGAATTTTGTCCGATAAGAGAGTGATATGTATACATATCACGTTTCTCTCGCTACGACCAACTTGAATTTCTCTGTTTTCAGAATAATCCCCGGAGACCATATTACTAATAAGGGGAAAGGGAGCGTCACTGTATCGTATTTATGGCATTATATATCGAAATTTtctatttagttaaagaataaatagtCGGTTATTTTGTATATTTGAAATTCTGTAAGCGAACATATTACGCCTGAACGGCGCGTTACCTGCTCGAAAAAGGGGGCAGTATAAAATTCAATAAACTAAATCCAGAGCTCGTTTATGTCGTGTAGTTGGAGTACGCACGCGCATGTGCGCGATATCCTTCCGGGTGCGTCCCGTGTACAATTTTCTTACCAATAGACTATTTTTAAAAGTAGTTTGTAAAAGCAtacttgaaaatattttaccGTTTAGTTTTATACACGCAATTCGCCCAAACGTTTGTTCGCAAAGGCAACGCAAACGTTCGCTGTTTACACAGTTCTGAATAGACTCTGACTCGTATCCTCATTCGTATTAACCAACGAGAGGGTGTTGCGAGTTTTTAAGCAACAGTCTATTCTAAACGCCGTAACAACCGAATACTACATAATATTACGTCTCGTCTCTACCATCTGCGAAAGAAAAAAACATTAAGTACCGAATACAAAAGTCGACGAGCGAACcagcaattatttatttatagatTAATCTTTATCGTTTCATAGACCACTACGTTCAATATTCCTTTCCATTTTCCTCCGATTCAATTTCTCAGTTTTCTACTCGTTCGTTCCCGAGGTCATCTTTGGAATTTCAATGCATACTTGGCGTCGTCGACGCGGCCTAATAATCATGGAATGCGTATTTCACGGTAAAACCAGGTACGTAAGTATGTATAATAGATACGTGGTCGTTTCTAGACCAACGCGTCGTCGACGATTCGAGTCTATATGTACGTTTACCGAACGCGAGTAACCTGCCGCCACTGTACTTGTGTATAATCTACTAAATCTACGCATATAATATGTACGTAGCATATACATGAAATATTCGTCAAACTAATATCCGCGATGTTACGCTTGATGGTAAATGTAAACGAGATTTCACTGGTTATATAGCTCACGCGGTATCTGCATACATGTAGTACGCTCGATGTATCGGTAATCTTTTCTCTCCTCGATTATGTAGTAACCGAGCGACAaatgtaaaagaatttttatcggCTACCTTGTCCTACGCGACAATTA is a window encoding:
- the LOC143366945 gene encoding uncharacterized protein LOC143366945 isoform X4: MESTYCVKSEEKKEERSNEDTREKERKRNHDKSRDWENRRDRRRADSRWEKNSYKRHSSSSSPSPTRSNTAPESPEARRSFNQLPSNGQRAQHSLQQFLPRNGNPLSVPPTLVSLPIILPTAVPPPNMRNIVTNVPPPNLSRMPPPKNVTNAYPGVDDRSRDPRIQISPSQVIHPPPPPPPPPLQTIPPNTNIPPPNMHISRTIPPNLQNLPPPPPPPPAPSSSSSSLSSSSSSSSSPSPLSSLSSSSCCSTSSSSSSSSTSSCSTSSVLQLPSSLPLSSSSSTSSSASFSLPSLAPSPSGSSSTSVTSGTQQRLISSGRQCGLPPPAALQPTNLPPPNIPPPNLLPAMTQMPPSMMPIPASQTIVVSVPNASNVPNVPPPNVMSPVMMSAPPPVHSLPSSSINSVPPPNLNIPPPNVPPPSIIQNTGPPPPLMSTSCSLPNQVAQVLMLGPPNIQVPPPPARPMAGPQPTKQPVCPVEAEQLARIVADCGDEIEQEAREKNAQDPKLWFLHQKQSAAYLQYRGLVAKFRAEKFAKEIKDSGAEPYCPEEALSDNDDSEQSHINKHVPSQARKTARKREREFSGNSVDRSMEENKEERRRKRRSRWGDADNKVVSIADMNNLSAHKRDSGLSQPGIAIPGQIGQPAVIIPSSKVQHTKAKNPMLTKISRNDPALIQYARQTFGTLDLAEEQWKKAEDHYKINLLYQNLLRKREELKRLEAQGKHKYEYDSDEETEGGTWEHKLRSAEMEATQMWAEELTAQAEGKHHIGDFLPPDELDKFMEQYNAVKEGREPNLGDYKEYKLKEDNIGFQMLQKLGWSEGQGLGSKGNGRIEPINKATNRFDSAGLGSERPDGVSRDDDEFDAYRKRMMLAYRFRPNPLNNPRRPYY
- the LOC143366945 gene encoding uncharacterized protein LOC143366945 isoform X2; this encodes MAYRGVKGSDPFVSKTSRNERFAQMSKQEQIIQQKKLEIQAKMQEQKAKAAVENMKKTNALVPNSIANKANSTKKQEEKPAISQTINLFANDGSFLDQFKKIASNKGSGKMESTYCVKSEEKKEERSNEDTREKERKRNHDKSRDWENRRDRRRADSRWEKNSYKRHSSSSSPSPTRSNTAPESPEARRSFNQLPSNGQRAQHSLQQFLPRNGNPLSVPPTLVSLPIILPTAVPPPNMRNIVTNVPPPNLSRMPPPKNVTNAYPGVDDRSRDPRIQISPSQVIHPPPPPPPPPLQTIPPNTNIPPPNMHISRTIPPNLQNLPPPPPPPPAPSSSSSSLSSSSSSSSSPSPLSSLSSSSCCSTSSSSSSSSTSSCSTSSVLQLPSSLPLSSSSSTSSSASFSLPSLAPSPSGSSSTSVTSGTQQRLISSGRQCGLPPPAALQPTNLPPPNIPPPNLLPAMTQMPPSMMPIPASQTIVVSVPNASNVPNVPPPNVMSPVMMSAPPPVHSLPSSSINSVPPPNLNIPPPNVPPPSIIQNTGPPPPLMSTSCSLPNQVAQVLMLGPPNIQVPPPPARPMAGPQPTKQPEAEQLARIVADCGDEIEQEAREKNAQDPKLWFLHQKQSAAYLQYRGLVAKFRAEKFAKEIKDSGAEPYCPEEALSDNDDSEQSHINKHVPSQARKTARKREREFSGNSVDRSMEENKEERRRKRRSRWGDADNKVVSIADMNNLSAHKRDSGLSQPGIAIPGQIGQPAVIIPSSKVQHTKAKNPMLTKISRNDPALIQYARQTFGTLDLAEEQWKKAEDHYKINLLYQNLLRKREELKRLEAQGKHKYEYDSDEETEGGTWEHKLRSAEMEATQMWAEELTAQAEGKHHIGDFLPPDELDKFMEQYNAVKEGREPNLGDYKEYKLKEDNIGFQMLQKLGWSEGQGLGSKGNGRIEPINKATNRFDSAGLGSERPDGVSRDDDEFDAYRKRMMLAYRFRPNPLNNPRRPYY